In Stieleria varia, one genomic interval encodes:
- a CDS encoding DUF4013 domain-containing protein: protein MLELANSEPVERLDASDLSASDPTASDAAEIDPSHMTPSAPRVGLIRRGFRGVGWLIWTAFRIASLIVLLAILAAIPIFQLVTFGYLLDVSGRLARGGRFRDALPSLDAAGKIGLAGCGLFLAALPVQLLVHWESVAQLIQPGSAQAVTMRILAIGAAIAGTVYLLWVWVRGGQLRHYLWPQPIRFLRQGWRPSTYREMPDKLWETTVSLELPRLFWLGVRGAIGTLVWLAPAMIIIAANRNGETGLAGLVGGLSLLALGVVLLYLPMLQTHFAAENRLSALFELRKVRRLYRRAPWAWLLAMISGLVILPLPLYLLKIEATPQEVVWLPTLVFVAFILPARIAEGLAIRRANRLPDPTSWWAFFSRWIVRFLMVGVVAIYLTFVTLSQFTSWDGLQTWVQQHAVLIPIPFLGGT, encoded by the coding sequence ATGCTTGAACTGGCAAACTCCGAACCCGTCGAACGACTCGACGCCAGCGATCTCTCGGCCAGTGATCCTACGGCCAGTGACGCTGCCGAGATTGACCCGTCGCACATGACGCCATCGGCTCCTCGGGTCGGTTTGATTCGCCGGGGATTTCGCGGTGTGGGTTGGCTGATCTGGACCGCCTTTCGAATCGCCTCGCTGATCGTCCTGCTTGCGATCCTGGCCGCGATTCCGATTTTTCAGCTGGTCACCTTTGGTTATTTGCTGGATGTCTCTGGCAGGCTTGCTCGCGGCGGACGTTTTCGCGACGCGTTGCCCAGTCTGGACGCCGCCGGCAAGATCGGCTTGGCCGGCTGCGGACTCTTTCTCGCCGCATTGCCGGTTCAATTGCTGGTCCACTGGGAATCGGTCGCGCAATTGATCCAGCCCGGATCTGCCCAAGCCGTAACGATGCGGATCTTGGCGATCGGAGCGGCCATCGCTGGCACCGTCTATCTGCTGTGGGTGTGGGTTCGAGGCGGACAGCTTCGACACTATCTCTGGCCACAGCCGATTCGCTTTCTCCGCCAAGGTTGGCGACCGAGCACGTACCGTGAGATGCCGGACAAGCTGTGGGAGACGACGGTGTCGCTTGAGCTGCCGAGGCTGTTTTGGTTGGGCGTGCGTGGAGCGATCGGCACTCTGGTTTGGCTAGCACCCGCGATGATCATCATCGCCGCCAACCGCAATGGCGAAACAGGACTCGCTGGGCTGGTTGGCGGACTGAGTCTGCTGGCTCTGGGCGTCGTGTTGCTCTATCTGCCGATGTTGCAAACACACTTCGCCGCCGAAAATCGGCTATCGGCCTTGTTTGAACTACGCAAGGTTCGCCGACTGTACCGCCGCGCCCCTTGGGCTTGGTTGCTGGCGATGATCAGTGGCCTCGTTATTCTGCCGCTGCCGTTGTACCTGCTGAAAATCGAAGCCACGCCGCAGGAAGTCGTTTGGCTGCCCACGCTTGTTTTCGTCGCCTTCATTTTGCCGGCCCGAATTGCTGAAGGCCTGGCCATCCGACGCGCCAATCGTCTCCCCGATCCGACCTCTTGGTGGGCATTCTTTTCGCGTTGGATCGTTCGATTCTTGATGGTCGGTGTGGTCGCGATCTATCTCACCTTCGTCACGCTTTCTCAATTCACGAGCTGGGACGGCCTGCAAACGTGGGTTCAGCAACATGCCGTCCTGATCCCGATTCCTTTCCTGGGTGGCACCTGA